From the Prunus dulcis chromosome 4, ALMONDv2, whole genome shotgun sequence genome, one window contains:
- the LOC117625914 gene encoding zinc finger protein ZPR1-like isoform X2: MEGGIGGSQSKDQNQIVDVRSVVESVSAEDSDAPLYQVESLCMRCGENGTTSFLLTLIPHFRKILLSAFECPHCNERNNEVQFAGELQPKGCCYQLKVPSGDPKMLNRQVVKSEFATIKVEGILLRAADELQALQEERKKVDPQTAEAIDQFLLKLRACATADSSFTFILDDPAGNSFVENLFAPSPDPSLSIKFYERTSEQQSTLGYVVESSQTGSVRDAASTEAVGTSDQVQRAPHGSIGAAAGHRAIAQSNSAEIAESLFRYTAPEEVMTFPSTCGVCTARCETRMFVTNIPYFQEVIVMASTCDACGYRNSELKPGGRVPEKGKKIILRVENVKDLSRDVIKSDTASVTIPEIELELTSGTLGGVVTTVEGLIMKISESLERVHGFSFGDSLDEHKRSKWLNFQASLKKLLCLEAPWNLILDDALANSFVAPGTDDIKDDHQLMFEEYERSWEQNEELGLNDIDTSSADAAYDSKDATTEEK, from the exons ATGGAAGGAGGTATTGGTGGTAGCCAAAGCAAAGACCAAAATCAAATCGTGGATGTGAGGTCGGTGGTCGAATCCGTCTCCGCCGAAGACTCCGACGCCCCTCTCTACCAAGTCGAAAGCCTCTGCATGCGTTGCGGCGAAAAC GGCACTACCAGTTTTCTGCTGACTCTAATTCCTCACTTCAGAAAG ATTTTGTTGTCTGCGTTTGAGTGTCCGCATTGCAATGAGAG GAATAACGAAGTTCAGTTTGCTGGTGAGCTCCAACCTAAGGGTTGTTGCTATCAGTTGAAAGTGCCTTCCGGGGACCCCAAG ATGCTTAATCGACAAGTGGTGAAATCTGAGTTTGCTACTATTAAG GTGGAAGGTATATTGTTACGAGCAGCGGATGAATTGCAGGCACTCCAAGAAGAACGCAAG AAAGTGGACCCTCAGACAGCTGAAGCAATAGACCAGTTTTTGTTGAAGCTGAGAGCCTGTGCTACAGCAGATTCATCCTTCACCTTCATCCTTGATGATCCAGCTGGAAACAGCTTTGTTGAGAACCT GTTTGCTCCATCCCCTGATCCATCTTTGAGTATCAAGTTTTATGAACGAACGTCAGAGCAACAATCAACATTAGGGTATGTTGTGGAATCGTCACAAACGGGAAGTGTTCGTGATGCAGCATCAACAGAAGCAGTTGGTACTTCTGACCAAGTACAAAGAGCCCCACATGGATCAATTGGAGCAGCAGCTGGTCATCGGGCCATTGCTCAGAGTAATAGTGCAGAAATTGCTGAATCTTTGTTTCGATACACGGCTCCAGAGGAG gtgatgACTTTCCCATCAACATGTGGAGTTTGTACTGCAAGGTGTGAGACTCGAATGTTTGTCACCA ACATTCCATACTTCCAAGAAGTAATTGTCATGGCATCCACTTGTGACGCTTGCGGTTATCGCAATTCTGAG TTGAAGCCTGGTGGACGAGTTCCtgagaaagggaagaaaattATTCTCCGTGTGGAGAATGTTAAGGATCTTAGTCGTGATGTAATAAAG TCAGATACTGCAAGCGTGACAATTCCAGAAATTGAGTTGGAGCTGACGAGTGGCACTCTGGGAGGGGTTGTTACAACTGTTGAAGGCTTGATCATGAAAATCAGTGAAA GCCTTGAGAGGGTACATGGATTTAGTTTTGGTGATAGTCTTGATGAGCATAAGAGAAGCAAGTGGCTCAACTTTCAAGCAAGCCTAAAGAAG CTTTTGTGTTTAGAAGCGCCTTGGAATTTAATTCTTGATGATGCATTGGCTAATTCTTTTGTTGCACCGGGAACTGACGATATCAAAGATGACCATCAGTTGATGT TTGAGGAATATGAGAGGTCATGGGAGCAAAATGAGGAATTGGGTCTGAATGACATTGATACCTCTTCCGCCGATGCTGCTTATGACTCTAAGGATGCGACTACAGAAGAGAAGTAA
- the LOC117625914 gene encoding zinc finger protein ZPR1 homolog isoform X1: MEGGIGGSQSKDQNQIVDVRSVVESVSAEDSDAPLYQVESLCMRCGENGTTSFLLTLIPHFRKILLSAFECPHCNERNNEVQFAGELQPKGCCYQLKVPSGDPKMLNRQVVKSEFATIKIPELDFEIPPESQRGSLSTVEGILLRAADELQALQEERKKVDPQTAEAIDQFLLKLRACATADSSFTFILDDPAGNSFVENLFAPSPDPSLSIKFYERTSEQQSTLGYVVESSQTGSVRDAASTEAVGTSDQVQRAPHGSIGAAAGHRAIAQSNSAEIAESLFRYTAPEEVMTFPSTCGVCTARCETRMFVTNIPYFQEVIVMASTCDACGYRNSELKPGGRVPEKGKKIILRVENVKDLSRDVIKSDTASVTIPEIELELTSGTLGGVVTTVEGLIMKISESLERVHGFSFGDSLDEHKRSKWLNFQASLKKLLCLEAPWNLILDDALANSFVAPGTDDIKDDHQLMFEEYERSWEQNEELGLNDIDTSSADAAYDSKDATTEEK; encoded by the exons ATGGAAGGAGGTATTGGTGGTAGCCAAAGCAAAGACCAAAATCAAATCGTGGATGTGAGGTCGGTGGTCGAATCCGTCTCCGCCGAAGACTCCGACGCCCCTCTCTACCAAGTCGAAAGCCTCTGCATGCGTTGCGGCGAAAAC GGCACTACCAGTTTTCTGCTGACTCTAATTCCTCACTTCAGAAAG ATTTTGTTGTCTGCGTTTGAGTGTCCGCATTGCAATGAGAG GAATAACGAAGTTCAGTTTGCTGGTGAGCTCCAACCTAAGGGTTGTTGCTATCAGTTGAAAGTGCCTTCCGGGGACCCCAAG ATGCTTAATCGACAAGTGGTGAAATCTGAGTTTGCTACTATTAAG ATTCCTGAATTAGATTTTGAGATCCCTCCAGAGTCTCAGCGTGGATCTCTGTCAacg GTGGAAGGTATATTGTTACGAGCAGCGGATGAATTGCAGGCACTCCAAGAAGAACGCAAG AAAGTGGACCCTCAGACAGCTGAAGCAATAGACCAGTTTTTGTTGAAGCTGAGAGCCTGTGCTACAGCAGATTCATCCTTCACCTTCATCCTTGATGATCCAGCTGGAAACAGCTTTGTTGAGAACCT GTTTGCTCCATCCCCTGATCCATCTTTGAGTATCAAGTTTTATGAACGAACGTCAGAGCAACAATCAACATTAGGGTATGTTGTGGAATCGTCACAAACGGGAAGTGTTCGTGATGCAGCATCAACAGAAGCAGTTGGTACTTCTGACCAAGTACAAAGAGCCCCACATGGATCAATTGGAGCAGCAGCTGGTCATCGGGCCATTGCTCAGAGTAATAGTGCAGAAATTGCTGAATCTTTGTTTCGATACACGGCTCCAGAGGAG gtgatgACTTTCCCATCAACATGTGGAGTTTGTACTGCAAGGTGTGAGACTCGAATGTTTGTCACCA ACATTCCATACTTCCAAGAAGTAATTGTCATGGCATCCACTTGTGACGCTTGCGGTTATCGCAATTCTGAG TTGAAGCCTGGTGGACGAGTTCCtgagaaagggaagaaaattATTCTCCGTGTGGAGAATGTTAAGGATCTTAGTCGTGATGTAATAAAG TCAGATACTGCAAGCGTGACAATTCCAGAAATTGAGTTGGAGCTGACGAGTGGCACTCTGGGAGGGGTTGTTACAACTGTTGAAGGCTTGATCATGAAAATCAGTGAAA GCCTTGAGAGGGTACATGGATTTAGTTTTGGTGATAGTCTTGATGAGCATAAGAGAAGCAAGTGGCTCAACTTTCAAGCAAGCCTAAAGAAG CTTTTGTGTTTAGAAGCGCCTTGGAATTTAATTCTTGATGATGCATTGGCTAATTCTTTTGTTGCACCGGGAACTGACGATATCAAAGATGACCATCAGTTGATGT TTGAGGAATATGAGAGGTCATGGGAGCAAAATGAGGAATTGGGTCTGAATGACATTGATACCTCTTCCGCCGATGCTGCTTATGACTCTAAGGATGCGACTACAGAAGAGAAGTAA